A stretch of DNA from Ignavibacteria bacterium:
ATAGAGCTACTACATCTTCCGCGAAGGAAATTCGTTTTTTAGTTTTTTCGACTTTATCCGAAAACTTTTCTTCTATATACTCAACGTTCTTCTCGAAATTCTTTTCATCTTCTTCCGTTATTAACAGTTCTTTCGGCAAAGAGTTCATTATTCCTCCTTTGATTGAATAAATCAAATGTCAAAAATCAAAAGTCAAAACTACAAGTCAAAATTCAAAATGTAATATTTGTTAGTATTAGGCTTATCATTTTTTCCTTTTAAAGTTAATAAACTTGCGGCAATAATTTTTAATATTTCTTCGGCTTCTTTTAACAAAGGTTCAATCATTATCTTTTCGATATTTAATCCATCTCTTAAAATACAAAGCCAGTATTTCGTCTCGTTAGCGGATTTGAGGGCGATTTCATAATATTTAATGAAATCCTTTCGAGAGCTGGCGGATTTAGCCTCGACGATATTCGCACCAATAGATGTTGACGAACGAATAACTGGTCAATGATTGAATTATGAATTCTTTTAACTTCAATTTTATCCAGCGTTTTAATCACACTAATTGAAAAATTATAACATCTTGTCTTTAAATTATCTTTATAACTCTTATCTGGCATACTTATTCACGAACATATACCAAATAATTAAACTTTATAATTTTACCTTTGACTTTTGAACTTTGACTTTTCACTTATTTATTTAACCACTTATCAAACCAATTGAAGATTTCCGTCATCCAAAGCTTGAAGTTTTGCGGCTTCGCGACGAAGTGAGTTTCGTCCGGGAAGTAAACAAACTTTGACGGGACTCCAAGTCTCTGCAGCGAGGTGAATAATTCAAAAGCCTGTGATTCGGGAACTCGAAAATCGTAAGCACCGTGTGTTACAAGTATTGGTGTTGTAATTTTGTCAACAAACTGATGCGGCGAATACTTTTGATAATGTTTTCGGTTTTTCCACGGTGTTCCTTTGAATTCCCATTCGGGGAACCAAAGTTCTTCTGTTGATCCGTACATGCTTTCAAGATTGAAAACACCTGCATGCGAAACGATTGCTTTGAATCGATTTGTTTTTGTTGCCATCCAGTTCATCATGTATCCACCATACGACGCACCGGACGCAACCGTTTTCTTTGCATCGATGAAGGAGAAGTTTTTTACAGCGTAATCGTATGCGTTCATCAGATCAGTGTAGACTTTTCCTCCCCAATCGCCGCTGATCTCATCTGTAAATTTTTGCCCGTAGCCGGTGCTGCCGCGAGGATTTGTCATCACAACAACATAACCGGGTGAAGCGTAAAGTTGCGGATTCCATCTATAGTGCCATAAATCTTCCCAAGCTCCCTGTGGTCCGCCATGAACTAAAAATACCATCGGATATTTTTTATTAGGATCAAAGAATGGCGGTTTAACCATTAAGCTGTGTATTTGAGTATTGTTCGCACCTTTGCTCCAAAATTCTTCAAGCGGTATCATTTCAAGCTGTGAGAGAATTTCATCGTTAATTCTCGTAAGCTGAGTTGTCTTCCTGGTTTGTAAGTCAAATTTCCAAATATCATTTGGCCTCTGAACAGAGTTTTGGTTAAATACTAAAAATTTACCGTCGCTTGAAATGTTGATATCGGTACTCCAATGCTTATCATAAATGATCTCGTAAATTTTTGATCTAATATTGATTTTATAAATAGCTTTTCGTCCGATGTTATCAGCGGTAAAAATTATCTCTTCGCCGTTTGGATGCCAAACGACTTCATCAACGCTTCGATCAAGTAATTCGGTTAAGTTGATAATTTTTCCGGCTTCTCTACTGTAAAGCATGAGAGTTTGTTTATCTGCTTCAAACCCAGCTCGTGCCATTTGACGGTAAGCAATATATTTTCCATCTGGCGAATAGACTGGTTGATTGTCATTTCCTTTGTTGCTTGTTAACTGCCTTTTTGCCTTGCCGTCAAAATAAGTTAACCATAAGTCGTTATTTGTGCTTGTTGCAAGCACGTGTTCAGTATTAGTAACAAAACAAATTTCCTTCCCATTTGGAGAGAATGCGTAATCGGTTTTACCACCAAGTGCAATTGGTGGGCAGTCATTTTTACTGCCGAGAGTTAGATCGATATATTTTAAGGAATCCAATTCCAATAAAAATAAGTGACTTCGTTTTTCGTCGCGCCAGGAGTTCCAATGCCGAAACATTAAATCATTAATAACTCGTGCTTTTACTTTACTCTCAGCCTTGCCCTCATCCTTAGTCTTATTGCATTCATCTGTTTCACAATCGGGATAAACTTCTGAAATAAATAAAATTTGTTTTCCATCTTTCGAAATCACAGGCGAGGCGGCACCTGTTGATAAAAATGTTAATTGTTTTAACTCGCTTGTGTTATCTACTGGAAAGGAATAAATCTGAGAACTTCCATCTTTGGATGAAACAAATGCTAATGTCTTGGAGTCAGGAAACCAAGCAGGCGAGTTTTCTGAACCTTTCCAATCGGTTAGCTGTAGCAGTTCACCGTTTTGAATCTTTAACAGCCAAAGATCGCTGTTGCCTTTATTTTCTTCCATGCTGTAAGAAGTGATAACAAAAGCCGCGTACTCGTCGTTTGGCGAAAGAACTGTCTGCGAAACTCTTCCCATTTTCCACAAGTCATCAATAGTCATTGCTCGTTTGGATTGAGCTGATAGAATTGAAGGTATAACTAGAATTAAAACAATTATTTTTTTCATAATAAGCTCAAAGATTTTTTATTAATTTTTTTTCAAATTAAAGCTAACCCCTATTAGATGCAATTGTTTTGAAAATGTAATGTCTAAATTCCTGATATTGTATAAATTAATAAATAACGATAAATCTATCTCTGTTTCCTACAGGTTCTATTGCAGAATTATATTTTATCACTTTGGAAATTACTTTCGATACGGTTCGAGCGTGTCCAAGATTAATTCGTCGATCTTAAAACCATTCTCAATTGCTTTGTCGCAATGATAAATTGATAGTTCGTAATTTTTTTGAGAGTAGTGATAAATCATGAGATTATAATGTGCCTCTGCAAAACGTGGATTTATCTCAAGAGCTTTTTCAAAATGATATTTCGCCGACGTTAATTGATCGTTTCTCGCATATAATGTGCCGAGATTGTTATAAGCTTCAAAATAGTCGGGTTTTATTTTTATTGCTTCTAAGAATTCTTTTTCTGCATCTTTAACTTTATTTAATTCAGAATAAACAATTCCTAGATTATTGCGAGGTTCAGAATAAATAGGATTTATTTTTATCGCTCGTTTGAAATAATCTTCCGCTTTATCGAGCACTCCCATTTTTTTATAATTGAGTCCAAGATTATTAATTGTCTCAGATGATTTTGGCTCGAGTTCAACGGCTTTTAAATATTCGATTTCTGCTGCTTGATACATTCCTAATCTATGGAAAGCGTTTCCTAATCCTTTTCTGACAAAAAAAGAATTTGGTGAGTCCTTAGCAGCCGAGCTCCATAATAACTCGCTGCTTGAAAATACTCTACTATGCTTAAAAGTGATTATAATAAAAATTACAATGACGACAGAAAAAATAAACTCTCTTAGATTCGATTTTAAATTCAGCAAGATTTTTGATTCACTAACGGCTATAATAATTCCAAAGATTGGTACGTATGTTCGATGCTCTAAGTAGTTTGAGAAACCCGTCACATTAACGAACGTGGGCAGAAGAAAAATTATGTACCAAAGTAAACCGAAAAGTACATTCCTCAAATCTCTAATTCCGTTAATCAAAAAGATTGCAAGCATTAAAACAATTCCTGGAATTACATAGAATATATTAATTGACTCGGGAATAGGAATAACCGAA
This window harbors:
- a CDS encoding four helix bundle protein, with the translated sequence MRSSTSIGANIVEAKSASSRKDFIKYYEIALKSANETKYWLCILRDGLNIEKIMIEPLLKEAEEILKIIAASLLTLKGKNDKPNTNKYYILNFDL
- a CDS encoding S9 family peptidase codes for the protein MKKIIVLILVIPSILSAQSKRAMTIDDLWKMGRVSQTVLSPNDEYAAFVITSYSMEENKGNSDLWLLKIQNGELLQLTDWKGSENSPAWFPDSKTLAFVSSKDGSSQIYSFPVDNTSELKQLTFLSTGAASPVISKDGKQILFISEVYPDCETDECNKTKDEGKAESKVKARVINDLMFRHWNSWRDEKRSHLFLLELDSLKYIDLTLGSKNDCPPIALGGKTDYAFSPNGKEICFVTNTEHVLATSTNNDLWLTYFDGKAKRQLTSNKGNDNQPVYSPDGKYIAYRQMARAGFEADKQTLMLYSREAGKIINLTELLDRSVDEVVWHPNGEEIIFTADNIGRKAIYKINIRSKIYEIIYDKHWSTDINISSDGKFLVFNQNSVQRPNDIWKFDLQTRKTTQLTRINDEILSQLEMIPLEEFWSKGANNTQIHSLMVKPPFFDPNKKYPMVFLVHGGPQGAWEDLWHYRWNPQLYASPGYVVVMTNPRGSTGYGQKFTDEISGDWGGKVYTDLMNAYDYAVKNFSFIDAKKTVASGASYGGYMMNWMATKTNRFKAIVSHAGVFNLESMYGSTEELWFPEWEFKGTPWKNRKHYQKYSPHQFVDKITTPILVTHGAYDFRVPESQAFELFTSLQRLGVPSKFVYFPDETHFVAKPQNFKLWMTEIFNWFDKWLNK
- a CDS encoding tetratricopeptide repeat protein, with the protein product MNDFFRKIIKLKFFPYVFLSALIFGLYGQTLFFDFSSFDDYDLIVKKYYFISNPQNIPQAFRQEVFMSSHGVFFRPILTLTFMVDAFIGKLNPFQYHLSNVLFHVIAVLLLFILLIQLKLSRTAAFISSMVFAVHPILTQAVAWIPGRNDSLLFIFIMSSFYFILRLRNSEVPISIKRLLFYFFHLFFFFLALLTKETALIFPVMLVFYLVIVERSNAFNKNNFLMYFCWGVLILIWYVMRMNAIAADSDIISRPDRNFFTNSIGFLSYLGKVFSPINLSVIPIPESINIFYVIPGIVLMLAIFLINGIRDLRNVLFGLLWYIIFLLPTFVNVTGFSNYLEHRTYVPIFGIIIAVSESKILLNLKSNLREFIFSVVIVIFIIITFKHSRVFSSSELLWSSAAKDSPNSFFVRKGLGNAFHRLGMYQAAEIEYLKAVELEPKSSETINNLGLNYKKMGVLDKAEDYFKRAIKINPIYSEPRNNLGIVYSELNKVKDAEKEFLEAIKIKPDYFEAYNNLGTLYARNDQLTSAKYHFEKALEINPRFAEAHYNLMIYHYSQKNYELSIYHCDKAIENGFKIDELILDTLEPYRK